One window from the genome of Nocardioides panaciterrulae encodes:
- a CDS encoding sugar O-acetyltransferase produces the protein MTQPDTDGRTMRDRMLAGDPYIADDPELFRESRRARVLCHRFNQLDLEQAEEADRLLGELLGGFGEHSHVRAPFHCDYGYQTSIGARTFVNFGLVCLDVARVRIGDDVQIGPNVQLLTPTHPVEAGLRREKWEAAAPITIGDNVWLGGGVIVCPGVTIGANTVVGAGSVVVRDLPANVVAVGNPAKVIRHLEA, from the coding sequence ATGACGCAGCCCGACACCGACGGCCGGACCATGCGCGACCGGATGCTCGCCGGTGACCCCTACATCGCCGACGACCCGGAGCTGTTCCGGGAGAGCCGGCGCGCCCGGGTGCTCTGCCACCGGTTCAACCAGCTCGACCTCGAGCAGGCCGAGGAGGCGGACCGGCTCCTCGGCGAGCTGCTCGGCGGCTTCGGCGAGCACAGCCACGTGCGGGCGCCGTTCCACTGCGACTACGGCTACCAGACCTCCATCGGCGCGCGGACGTTCGTGAACTTCGGGCTGGTCTGCCTCGACGTGGCGCGGGTGCGGATCGGCGACGACGTGCAGATCGGCCCGAACGTGCAGCTGCTCACCCCGACCCACCCGGTCGAGGCCGGCCTGCGCCGCGAGAAGTGGGAAGCCGCCGCCCCGATCACCATCGGGGACAACGTGTGGCTCGGCGGCGGCGTGATCGTCTGCCCGGGCGTCACGATCGGCGCGAACACCGTGGTCGGCGCGGGCTCGGTCGTGGTGCGCGACCTGCCCGCGAACGTCGTCGCGGTCGGCAACCCCGCCAAGGTCATCCGGCACCTCGAGGCCTGA
- a CDS encoding GNAT family N-acetyltransferase, protein MDLELIETYYDTVPRAVAVAEEVGPFTLFVADPATGWQFYARPRLGLDVDVTADDVRRVLARQAELGVPRAIEWVDEVTPGLLPAVRAAVDGRHDLARCPLLILAKDAAPPAPAARARVLTGDDPDLPLVLGAVSAAFRGHDDVVPKEPGRQTEMVAQGLLVVVAALDAAGAVVGGGSAAPRGEVAELMGIAIVPSARRQGLGAAVTATLAAECRRRGVRTTFLSAASEDAAGVYRSVGFERAASACILGVG, encoded by the coding sequence CTACTACGACACCGTTCCCCGCGCGGTGGCCGTCGCCGAGGAGGTGGGCCCGTTCACGCTCTTCGTGGCCGACCCCGCGACCGGTTGGCAGTTCTACGCCCGACCCCGGCTCGGGCTCGACGTGGACGTCACCGCGGACGACGTACGACGGGTGTTGGCCAGGCAGGCCGAGCTGGGCGTGCCGCGGGCGATCGAGTGGGTCGACGAGGTGACCCCGGGCCTGCTCCCGGCGGTCCGGGCAGCGGTGGACGGTCGCCACGACCTTGCGCGCTGCCCGCTCCTGATCCTGGCGAAGGACGCCGCGCCGCCGGCGCCGGCCGCGCGGGCACGGGTGCTCACCGGAGACGACCCCGACCTCCCGCTGGTGCTCGGCGCCGTGAGCGCGGCCTTCCGCGGCCACGACGACGTCGTGCCGAAGGAACCGGGCCGCCAGACCGAGATGGTCGCCCAGGGACTGCTGGTCGTCGTCGCGGCCCTCGACGCCGCCGGTGCCGTGGTGGGCGGCGGGTCCGCCGCCCCCCGCGGGGAGGTCGCCGAGCTGATGGGGATCGCGATCGTGCCGTCCGCCCGCCGGCAGGGGCTCGGCGCCGCGGTCACGGCGACGCTGGCGGCCGAGTGCCGCCGGCGCGGCGTGCGCACGACGTTCCTCTCGGCGGCCTCCGAGGACGCCGCCGGCGTCTACCGCTCGGTCGGGTTCGAACGGGCCGCCAGCGCCTGCATCCTGGGGGTCGGCTGA
- a CDS encoding ion channel — protein sequence MRVPRLRRSLVLPGVIVAFTALLVGAGAAAAFESDTVDSYWEGLWWALGLMTTVGFVEGAPPSTLGGAITSAVLMLAGFLLLSLLSAGLASLFVREDEAPAEAREQALDRQLLERLAALEERIAALDDRLRGPDDPHGPHGPDGPDGPHGPDGSTATER from the coding sequence ATGCGTGTGCCGCGGCTGCGACGCAGCCTGGTGCTGCCGGGCGTGATCGTGGCGTTCACCGCCCTGCTGGTGGGCGCGGGGGCCGCGGCCGCCTTCGAGTCCGACACCGTGGACAGCTACTGGGAGGGGCTGTGGTGGGCGCTCGGGCTGATGACCACCGTCGGCTTCGTGGAGGGCGCGCCACCCAGCACGCTGGGCGGCGCGATCACCTCGGCGGTCCTGATGCTGGCCGGCTTCCTGCTGCTGTCGCTGCTCAGCGCCGGCCTGGCCTCGCTGTTCGTGCGGGAGGACGAGGCGCCGGCCGAGGCCCGCGAGCAGGCCCTGGACCGACAGCTGCTGGAGCGGTTGGCCGCCCTCGAGGAGCGGATCGCGGCCCTGGACGACCGGCTGCGCGGCCCCGACGACCCCCACGGCCCGCACGGCCCCGATGGCCCCGACGGCCCCCACGGCCCCGACGGCTCGACCGCGACCGAGCGGTGA
- the leuA gene encoding 2-isopropylmalate synthase, whose product MTIPSQKPSGMPIERYRAFPPIDLPDRTWPNATITEAPRWLSTDLRDGNQALIDPMSPARKMKMFDLLVRMGYKEIEVGFPSASETDFAFVRQLIEGDRIPDDVTISVLTQAREDLIERSVQSLVGVPRANIHLYNALAPMFRRVVFRASKDEVKDIAVRGTELVMKHVENHLDTTVIGYEYSPEIFTSTELPFSAEVCEAVSDVWQPEDGREIILNLPATVEVATPNVYADQIEWFSRQLTRREHTVISLHPHNDRGTAVAATELAMMAGADRVEGCLFGHGERTGNVCLVTLGMNLFSQGVDPMIDFAIDGGIDEIRRTVEYCTQLPVHPRHPYAGDLVYTAFSGSHQDAIKKGLEDLERRAAEQGIPVERMPWEAPYLPIDPKDVGRSYEAVIRVNSQSGKGGVAYILKAEHKLELPRRAQIEFSRVVQERTDADGGEMSADQIWSVFSAEYLDREAPLKLNSVHTSSAAGEKDALTVNVYVDGEMRTLEGTGNGPIAAFVNAINELPDPAGGSRFDVRVLDYAEHALSSGGDAIAAAYVECLVGERVLWGVGLDPNIVTASLKAVISAVNRG is encoded by the coding sequence ATGACCATCCCTTCCCAGAAGCCCAGCGGCATGCCGATCGAGCGCTACCGCGCCTTCCCCCCGATCGACCTCCCGGACCGCACCTGGCCGAACGCGACGATCACCGAGGCGCCGCGCTGGCTCTCCACCGACCTGCGCGATGGCAACCAGGCCCTCATCGACCCGATGAGCCCGGCGCGCAAGATGAAGATGTTCGACCTCCTGGTGCGCATGGGCTACAAGGAGATCGAGGTCGGGTTCCCCTCGGCCAGCGAGACCGACTTCGCCTTCGTGCGCCAGCTGATCGAGGGCGACCGGATCCCCGACGACGTCACGATCTCGGTGCTCACCCAGGCCCGTGAGGACCTGATCGAGCGCAGCGTGCAGTCCCTGGTCGGCGTGCCGCGCGCCAACATCCACCTCTACAACGCGCTGGCGCCGATGTTCCGCCGGGTCGTCTTCCGGGCCAGCAAGGACGAGGTCAAGGACATCGCCGTCCGCGGCACCGAGCTGGTGATGAAGCACGTCGAGAACCACCTCGACACCACGGTGATCGGCTACGAGTACAGCCCGGAGATCTTCACCTCCACCGAGCTGCCGTTCTCCGCCGAGGTCTGCGAGGCGGTCTCCGACGTGTGGCAGCCCGAGGACGGTCGCGAGATCATCCTCAACCTGCCGGCCACCGTCGAGGTCGCCACGCCCAACGTCTACGCCGACCAGATCGAGTGGTTCTCCCGCCAGCTGACCCGTCGCGAGCACACCGTGATCTCGCTGCACCCCCACAACGACCGGGGTACGGCGGTGGCCGCGACGGAGCTCGCCATGATGGCCGGCGCCGACCGGGTCGAGGGCTGCCTGTTCGGCCACGGCGAGCGCACCGGCAACGTCTGCCTGGTCACGCTCGGCATGAACCTGTTCAGCCAGGGCGTCGACCCGATGATCGACTTCGCCATCGACGGGGGCATCGACGAGATCCGCCGGACGGTGGAGTACTGCACCCAGCTGCCGGTCCACCCGCGCCACCCCTACGCGGGCGACCTGGTCTACACGGCCTTCTCCGGGTCCCACCAGGACGCGATCAAGAAGGGCCTGGAGGACCTCGAGCGGCGGGCCGCCGAGCAGGGGATCCCGGTCGAGCGGATGCCCTGGGAGGCGCCGTACCTGCCGATCGACCCCAAGGACGTGGGCCGCTCCTACGAGGCGGTCATCCGCGTCAACAGCCAGTCCGGCAAGGGCGGCGTGGCCTACATCCTCAAGGCCGAGCACAAGCTCGAGCTGCCGCGCCGCGCGCAGATCGAGTTCTCGCGGGTCGTGCAGGAGCGCACCGACGCCGACGGCGGCGAGATGTCGGCCGACCAGATCTGGTCGGTGTTCTCGGCGGAGTACCTCGACCGCGAGGCGCCGCTGAAGCTGAACTCCGTGCACACCTCCTCCGCGGCCGGCGAGAAGGACGCGCTCACCGTCAACGTCTACGTCGACGGGGAGATGCGGACCCTCGAGGGCACCGGCAACGGACCGATCGCGGCGTTCGTCAACGCGATCAACGAGCTCCCCGACCCCGCCGGTGGCAGCCGCTTCGACGTGCGCGTCCTCGACTACGCCGAGCACGCGCTCTCCTCCGGTGGCGACGCGATCGCCGCGGCGTACGTCGAGTGCCTGGTCGGCGAACGGGTCCTGTGGGGCGTGGGGCTCGACCCGAACATCGTCACGGCCTCGCTCAAGGCCGTGATCAGCGCGGTCAACCGCGGCTAG